From the Brachyspira intermedia PWS/A genome, the window CTATATTATTTTTTATTGAATTATTTATAGAATTTATGCTGTCAAAACAGTTTTCCAATCTGTAAAATATATATGAATCTGTTTTTATAATATTTCTCTTTTTTTCTTCGCTGTTATAATCATTAATTTCATTTTTGAATAATTTAGCAGTGTTTTCTAATGTGTTTGATATATTTTCTATGAAGATTAATATATTTTGTTTATCTTCCGGTCTATTATATTTTTTCATAAGATGTATTAATTGTTCTGCTTCAACTATAAATTTTCTATTGCTTTCTATTAAAGAGTCTGTTATAGGAGTACCTTTATATCTTGTTTGATTTTTTTCATGTACTATGATGTTGTTTTTTATCATATATGCTTTTAATAGTATTTCATACAGATATTGAGATGTATTTTCATTATTTATAGCTTTTCTCATTTGATTTATTATTATAGTATCTATTTCTATAAGTTCGCTTATCTTATCAACCATACCCTTATGGCTTTCAGTTCTTATTATAAAATGGTCAAATACCCAAACAATAGAAAGCGCCATTATTATAAATCCAACTCTTGATGAAGCTGACATTAATTTAGGCATATATGGAAATGAAGATATTAATGCAGAAATTGTACCATATATTTTTTTCAAAAAGTCATTAACAGATGAAAGTGATAATAAAAAGCATACTCCTATGGCAGGAATAATCATATCATAAGGTATATACCTAAAGAAAACCGAAAATATAAATACTCCTATAAAATTACCTAAAACATTTATTTTTAAATTATGTTTTTGTTCTTCATAGAATGGATACAGCATTATATAAGAAAGAATAGGAAGCCAGTAACCTCTTATTGCTATTTCATCAGGTAAAAAATATCTTATGGTAAATGATATACACATTATGATTCCCATTTTTAGCGAGAATCTGAAATGGCATTTATTTATATTAAATTCTTTTTTCAATCTTATGAATTTTAAATTGAATAATCTTGTTATTTCAAATTCATCTTTTTTATTTTCAAACATATTGTGTAATATATTTTTCAATTTTGATATAGTATATATCCATTCATAATTACTTTTTTCATTGCTTAAAGAATAATTATCATTGAAATAATTTATAGCACACATTACACTATTATATTCTTTT encodes:
- a CDS encoding FUSC family protein — translated: MFFTNKFFYQKQKEILIAFIKRAIDFLPSVLVGLFIMVLSTRLFGRENATIGVISIFICALMRQSFTIESFPAVAFRILLLGFLATIAEQNLFFTITLNFIVPFSIVYLLSDDFVPRNYFIYGFAYVLLQAYNIPISDIHLRMEAILTALLIIFIFLVLNRFLTRHKLSNNLACKGIEAINKKISSLYNKTCSLNKKDDLFPIINGYTTAIYVDTLKRHNTMNNRNINHFQLVLFLEEINLLIDKEHQNIINFTDKDSEYFFMLSKILDRISNLLKKDISKHEKEYNSVMCAINYFNDNYSLSNEKSNYEWIYTISKLKNILHNMFENKKDEFEITRLFNLKFIRLKKEFNINKCHFRFSLKMGIIMCISFTIRYFLPDEIAIRGYWLPILSYIMLYPFYEEQKHNLKINVLGNFIGVFIFSVFFRYIPYDMIIPAIGVCFLLSLSSVNDFLKKIYGTISALISSFPYMPKLMSASSRVGFIIMALSIVWVFDHFIIRTESHKGMVDKISELIEIDTIIINQMRKAINNENTSQYLYEILLKAYMIKNNIIVHEKNQTRYKGTPITDSLIESNRKFIVEAEQLIHLMKKYNRPEDKQNILIFIENISNTLENTAKLFKNEINDYNSEEKKRNIIKTDSYIFYRLENCFDSINSINNSIKNNIDNIL